Below is a window of Bacillales bacterium DNA.
CATATTCTTCGGCGAGCAAACGGCCCATCTCCTCTGTCTTCGCCGCAATTTCTTCTTCTGTCAACAAAATTTCTTCGAGATCTTCTCTCACTTTCCCATATCCTCCCCGATGTGTTCGAACAACTGAAAGCGCAGCGCCAAATACCGCCTCGTCCCTTCGGACGGTTTGGCGAGCCGTGAGTGCTTCAATCCCGGAACCCAAAGAACATTTCCGCGCGAATCGGTCACGATGGGCCATTGTTCCCGCAAATGCCGCGGTATTTTTTGATCGATAAAAATAGCCTTTACCTTTTTCGAGCCTTTCATTCCGTTGGCCGCGATTCGGTCACCGGGAGCTTTTGAACGCACGAAAAGCGGCATCGAAACAAGATCCGCATCGCAAATCAACCGTTCGGGACCCTCCAGCTCGTCACCAGGATCTGCGATGAAGTCGGCCGTAATCCAACCGACAGGGCACCTTGTCTTTCCGGGTACGTCCAGCACTTCACTGTATGCGACAGCTTCCGTTGCATGATCGTTATATGAAAAAATAAAGTGGTCATATGATCGGACCACCCGTAAACCGCGAGGAAAATCCAAACGTCCGGAAGGTTGCTCATGAGTGAGCAAATGGAGCGCTTCTTCGATATGTATCAACGAAAGAGAAGCAGGAGTTTCCTCATACAGATAGTTTAATATTAGTTGAATTACCCTTCTTTGTAAAGCGATCGGAATACGTGTCAATGCCTTGACGGAACACGCAATTCTGTCCTTTTGGCGATCGACTTCGACTTCATTTAATGCCTTTTCAGCAAGCGATTGCAGGAAAAGATGGTCCGCAGTCAACACTTCACTTTCCAACTGAAACCGGGTATGTACATTAGGGTTTTCCCTTTTCAGAAAAGGTAAAACCGAATGACGAAAGCGATTTCTCGTATAAGAATCGCTTTCATTGGAAGGATCTTTTCGCGGGTGAATGTTTCGTTCCTCGCAGTACTTCTCGATTTGCTGTTTGTCGACGCCGAGAAACGGGCGGATAATTTCCCCGCACGAAAACGGCCGGCGAACGGGAATCCCGGCCCTGCTCAAGCCGAAACTGCCGCGAACTTGCCTCATCAGCATCGTTTCGATCTGATCGTCCCCGTGATGAGCAAGCGCGAGAAAGTCGGCGTGATGTTTTTTCATGATGGAGGAGAAAAAGCGGTAACGTTCCTCGCGTGCACGAGCCTGAACGCGAACCCCTTTCCCATTGTCGAGGCCGAGGCTCGCCCCTTCAAATGCAATGTCCCGACGACGGCAATAGTCTTCGACGTAACGAAGATCTTCCGCAGATTCCGCTCCGCGAAAACCGTGGTCAACGCTGGCGACAACGAGAGTCAACCCCCAAGAACAACGGACGCTGCGCAAATAATCGAGCAGCGCCATCGAGTCCGGTCCTCCGGAAACGCCGACGACGACACTCGCATTTTTGCGCAGCAATTGATGTCGTTTAATGAAGCGATCGACCGCCTGTCTGATGGCAAACACCGTCCCTTTCCATTCGATGCACCCTAAGTTTAGAAAAGCGGACAAGGCGTGTCAATCAATGTATGCCGAACAAATAGAGAAAATAGACGATAAATAAAGTGAGCCCGAGCATCAACGTTTTTGTCCATTCCCGACGCTTCTTCGGTTTGTTCGCGGAAGCTTGAGCACGTTTTGTGCCGGCGCCGACCCCCGTCGACGGCTGCGGCGTCTCGCGAACGTGAAGTCTTTTCACCATGTCTTGCCGCATGGAAGGAGCACCCGCATACTTTCCTTGCAAGGCAAACGCGATCACACGTTGATACGGCTTTAAAGAACGGTGGCTTTTCACCGCGTTCATCAGCTGTGAATAGCCGTCCTTTTTTTTGTTGAATCGTTTTGGATAGGCGGCATTGATCATGATCATCGCCACTGCAAATAAATCATAGGAAGGCTCCGCTTTTCTCGACCCGAGTCCCCAATACCCGCGGTCGAAAAACTCGGTATACTCTTTAATCGATCGGCCAATCACCGTCGTCCCCCCGACATCGAGCCAGCGAACACGAGGCGGCGGTCCGGTTACGAGCAGATTGTCTGGTTTCAAATCTCCGAACACCCATCCTGCGCGATGAAGCCGATCCAAATCCGCAAGCAGCTGCACGACGAGTATTCCGATCCATTCCGAGGGGCGCGATTGAATGAAGGAAAGCAACGGGACCCCTTTTAAATATTCCATCACATAAAAGGGGAATGTGCGGGCACCGGTGTTCCAATCATCAACGTCAATCAAAGAAGGTCCAAGGACGTTGCCCTGAACCTTGGAAAACTTCCTTAGGACATTCACTTCGGACATGAGCGAAAGACTTTCGCGGCCGATTTTGACAGCCACCCGTCCGTTGACACATTCCGCCAAAAATACGTCGCCGTTTGCCCCGCGTCCGAGCGGGCGGATGATGCGATAACGGCAATGATGCCATTTCCCGCGAATGACCGTCCCGGCGGGAAGACTATGAGCCCGATTCTTCAATGAATAGGTCATCTTCCTCCATCCGACTCCTTCTCCGCGTACGTTTGAAATAAGTAAGCGCCTCTCTCATTGCCGGTCCGGTAGGAGTGACGCCTCCCGAAGACAATTTCGACAACACTTCGTGAATGACGTTGATTTCCGGGTTCCAATCGAGAATTTTTTCGGTCGCTCGTTTTTTTCCAGGAAAACTATACAAGGCAAACCGGTTTGACCCGCTTCTAGCGCCCAAACTGAGTGACAAGTCGACAAGGGCATCTTGAACCGTCGGCAACTTCGACCGCATGCTTGCGCTCGTATCAACAAGAATGAGCACTTCCAGATTCAGTGTTTCGCCGAGTTCGTCGACGACCTCCATCACTTCCCCGCGTTTTTCCGGTGACAAATCCTTCATTTCCTCATCTTCGCCGAGAATGCTTTGCAGCTCCTTGTTCACGACCCCTTGGATCGTTTGCGTCATCGCTTGGCGAGTAACCATTTGCACCGTTTGCGACAACTGCTTCGCATACACAATTTGACTGATCCCGCCTCCGGAGAGCGCGATATTTTCAATTTCTTTCATCCCGTTCTCTGCAATCGTGTCATTTTCTACGACCCCGATCACATTGACAGTAATGCCTTGCTCCTTCGCGAGCGCGGCCATCGCTGTCGGGTCTTCTCCCTGGTTGGAACAGCCGTCGGTAATCAACAGTAATTGCCGTAACGTTCCTTTGCTCATCGTGCCATCTCCCTTTTTCCGTTAAAAATGATGCAAAACCATTACCATCTTCGACGGAAAAAGCAAGAAATATACCGCACACCGAAACCTCTATTGCGCTTTTTTCTTCGCGGCCGGCCGCGAAAATCGGGGAATCGCCGCCCATTTCGGAATGTTATGTTTCACTTTCGCAGCTACCACCGTCATATCATCGTCGATTCTCCCGTGTTTCGTACGGATGACCTCTTCCATAATTAAGTCCGCCGCTTCCTGCGGGTCATCGGTTTCCAATTCGCGGATTTTCCGTTTCATCCACACCTCGTTGTTCTCAATGTTTTCCGCCCCCTCGAAAATCCCATCGCTCATCATGAATAGCAAATCGCCGTCTTTCAGTTGTTCGCTGACAACGTCGACATCGAATTCGTCGATGACGCCCATCGGCAAATTCCCCGCTTCGATCATCCGCACTTGATCTCCCCTTTTCACGAAGCTTGGACTCGAGCAAATTTTTAAAAATTTCGCACCGGCATTTTGCAAATCGATCATGGCCAAATCCAGTGTGGAGAAAATTTCGTCGTTCGTCCGCAGCGACAAAATCGAATTGACGGACTTGATGGCGACCGTTTCATCAATGCCCGACTGCAACACTTTTTGCAGTAATTTTAACGTTTCACTGCTTTCCAGATGGGCGCGAACCCCGTTCCCCATGCCGTCGCTAATCGCAATCGCATATTTTCCGGATCCGAGCTCCAACGTCGAATGGCTGTCTCCGGAAACCCATGCGCCTCCCTTCGCTGCATTAGCAATGCCGGTCTCGACGACGAAATCTTTTGCAGAGCCGAATGAAGCCTGACATATGCCGTTCGGATACTCGGATTGTACCTCGTCTTTGACAACGATCGTTTCCCCGAGAATGTCCGAAAGCATCGGAGCGATGATTTTCTCGCACTCGCCCCGTCCCCGGCAATACGGAATCGTCATTTCAATGTCGACCGCGCCGTCTTCCAAGCTGTAAATGTCGATATTGCGAATTTCAAGCCCGATTTCCCGCAAAGCTTCAACGATTTGATCTTCCTGGAATTGGTGCGTGTCTCTTTCTTTTTGAATTTCCCTCGCGAAATCCCCCATGACTTGGGAAACGCCAAACAGTTGGTCGGCCACAAGCTGACGGCTCTCCCTTACTTTCCGTTTCAATGCCTGATTCACGTGATACTGATTCATTTCTTTATGAATCGCCTGAATGACTTCATTTGGTTTCCGACAGTAACTTTCCCAATTCTTGCTTAAAACATGATCGTTGAGCACCGGTTCATGCTCCGCTTCACTCATAATCCGCTGCATGTAATCATAGGTTTTATCAAAGTTCCTCTCCCAGCACCGTTGTTTCAAGAAACACGTTTGACACGTTTCGGCGGTGACATGGCTTAGAAACAAATCGATTTCCCGTTCGGGGTCGTCTTCGCTCATTTGCAGGTCTTGCGTGGAAAAACTGCCGGCAAGCGCCTGAAACAAACTGGAAAAATGTTCGACACGATTAGCCGTCACATCGCGGATTTTCCGCAAATATTGTTGTTGCTGCACGGCATGTTCCCTCGTCCCCGGGATGTAAGCCGCCAAACGATCGGTCAATCCTTTCGGGGTCAAGAAAAAGAGACCGACAGCAACCGCCGCTTCCCAAACCATCGTCACTAACGAAGTGTCGCTGTTGCCGTACAACCCGATTAACAGCGTGCCGATCAGCAATCCGAGCCCGACGCCCGCCTTTTTGCCCTCTTTCATTAATCCGCCGAGCAAACCGGCAAAGGCAAGCAAACTCATTTGATACAAACTCGCGACGTTCGCCAAACTCAAGATCAATCCGACGACGACGCCCACGGTGGATCCGATCGCCGCACCGCCGACAAAAGCGAACAAAAT
It encodes the following:
- a CDS encoding VWA domain-containing protein, with amino-acid sequence MSKGTLRQLLLITDGCSNQGEDPTAMAALAKEQGITVNVIGVVENDTIAENGMKEIENIALSGGGISQIVYAKQLSQTVQMVTRQAMTQTIQGVVNKELQSILGEDEEMKDLSPEKRGEVMEVVDELGETLNLEVLILVDTSASMRSKLPTVQDALVDLSLSLGARSGSNRFALYSFPGKKRATEKILDWNPEINVIHEVLSKLSSGGVTPTGPAMREALTYFKRTRRRSRMEEDDLFIEESGS
- the spoIIE gene encoding stage II sporulation protein E: MEMGKVLDPHTKSVFGGWKTKAARPFNRLKSSLMRKLVDGHVFILFVGFLLGRAAILAGMSPFALPFFATVALLKPRKKRLAFLTLTAGAISAGWWQTLFVTMAIVLFLPMKKIIDRWKPDPAKALPILVFAANMLGRAAFTFLAKGKVTPSDWLLSSVEAGLAFVLTMIFLQSVPLLSTKTLKRSLKNEEIICFIILLASVLTGTTGWFIRGLSVEHVLSDYFVILFAFVGGAAIGSTVGVVVGLILSLANVASLYQMSLLAFAGLLGGLMKEGKKAGVGLGLLIGTLLIGLYGNSDTSLVTMVWEAAVAVGLFFLTPKGLTDRLAAYIPGTREHAVQQQQYLRKIRDVTANRVEHFSSLFQALAGSFSTQDLQMSEDDPEREIDLFLSHVTAETCQTCFLKQRCWERNFDKTYDYMQRIMSEAEHEPVLNDHVLSKNWESYCRKPNEVIQAIHKEMNQYHVNQALKRKVRESRQLVADQLFGVSQVMGDFAREIQKERDTHQFQEDQIVEALREIGLEIRNIDIYSLEDGAVDIEMTIPYCRGRGECEKIIAPMLSDILGETIVVKDEVQSEYPNGICQASFGSAKDFVVETGIANAAKGGAWVSGDSHSTLELGSGKYAIAISDGMGNGVRAHLESSETLKLLQKVLQSGIDETVAIKSVNSILSLRTNDEIFSTLDLAMIDLQNAGAKFLKICSSPSFVKRGDQVRMIEAGNLPMGVIDEFDVDVVSEQLKDGDLLFMMSDGIFEGAENIENNEVWMKRKIRELETDDPQEAADLIMEEVIRTKHGRIDDDMTVVAAKVKHNIPKWAAIPRFSRPAAKKKAQ
- the tilS gene encoding tRNA lysidine(34) synthetase TilS — protein: MFAIRQAVDRFIKRHQLLRKNASVVVGVSGGPDSMALLDYLRSVRCSWGLTLVVASVDHGFRGAESAEDLRYVEDYCRRRDIAFEGASLGLDNGKGVRVQARAREERYRFFSSIMKKHHADFLALAHHGDDQIETMLMRQVRGSFGLSRAGIPVRRPFSCGEIIRPFLGVDKQQIEKYCEERNIHPRKDPSNESDSYTRNRFRHSVLPFLKRENPNVHTRFQLESEVLTADHLFLQSLAEKALNEVEVDRQKDRIACSVKALTRIPIALQRRVIQLILNYLYEETPASLSLIHIEEALHLLTHEQPSGRLDFPRGLRVVRSYDHFIFSYNDHATEAVAYSEVLDVPGKTRCPVGWITADFIADPGDELEGPERLICDADLVSMPLFVRSKAPGDRIAANGMKGSKKVKAIFIDQKIPRHLREQWPIVTDSRGNVLWVPGLKHSRLAKPSEGTRRYLALRFQLFEHIGEDMGK
- a CDS encoding phosphotransferase encodes the protein MTYSLKNRAHSLPAGTVIRGKWHHCRYRIIRPLGRGANGDVFLAECVNGRVAVKIGRESLSLMSEVNVLRKFSKVQGNVLGPSLIDVDDWNTGARTFPFYVMEYLKGVPLLSFIQSRPSEWIGILVVQLLADLDRLHRAGWVFGDLKPDNLLVTGPPPRVRWLDVGGTTVIGRSIKEYTEFFDRGYWGLGSRKAEPSYDLFAVAMIMINAAYPKRFNKKKDGYSQLMNAVKSHRSLKPYQRVIAFALQGKYAGAPSMRQDMVKRLHVRETPQPSTGVGAGTKRAQASANKPKKRREWTKTLMLGLTLFIVYFLYLFGIH